A single Microbacterium protaetiae DNA region contains:
- a CDS encoding serine hydrolase domain-containing protein, with product MTIPVSRTNAADVVARDDVDPRALERFVAEIVSDIERGAYDGVHVILARGGQKVLDTTVGWAERATGRELQPNDVFRVLSLTKAFTNLMALRAVSEGRLALSTRVVDLIPEFFGTDPFHMLRKDRINLVHLFTHRSGLPPTPNPGLGPDRFGVLADVIEALSRVDVLFEPGENLNYAPAINHALMGEMVRRAYGAESFGELAQTLLFRPLGMDDTSFGLPADRADRAVPLKAYLPEGGFLQPADIEGLNEAITPDAEIPWVGSVSTADDVHAFAEWLRRRGEKDGQHLVAPAILDQATTLQTGDMPNDLYAQMARERGWEIPKGNFGLGFSLSGAGTAPNFFGPFTSPRTHGNYGAGSSLFWIDPERDFTFTFLSAGVMEESENVARFQKLSTMAIAAAL from the coding sequence ATGACAATTCCTGTATCGCGGACCAACGCGGCAGACGTCGTCGCCCGCGATGACGTCGACCCCCGGGCGCTCGAGCGGTTCGTCGCCGAGATCGTCTCGGACATCGAGCGCGGCGCCTATGACGGCGTGCACGTGATCCTCGCCCGCGGCGGGCAGAAGGTGCTGGATACGACCGTCGGGTGGGCCGAACGCGCGACTGGCCGCGAACTTCAGCCGAACGACGTCTTCCGCGTGCTGTCGCTGACGAAGGCCTTCACGAACCTCATGGCGCTGCGTGCGGTCAGCGAAGGCAGACTCGCCCTGTCCACCCGGGTCGTCGATCTCATCCCCGAGTTCTTCGGCACCGACCCGTTCCACATGCTCCGCAAGGACCGCATCAACCTCGTGCACCTGTTTACGCACCGCTCGGGGCTGCCTCCGACACCTAACCCGGGGCTGGGACCGGATCGCTTCGGGGTTCTTGCCGATGTCATCGAGGCGCTCTCGCGCGTCGATGTGCTGTTCGAGCCCGGTGAAAACCTGAACTACGCGCCGGCGATCAACCACGCGCTCATGGGAGAGATGGTCCGCCGCGCCTACGGGGCTGAATCCTTCGGCGAGCTCGCCCAGACCCTCCTGTTCCGACCTCTGGGCATGGACGACACCTCGTTCGGTCTGCCGGCCGACCGCGCTGACCGTGCAGTGCCGTTGAAGGCGTACCTGCCCGAGGGCGGTTTCCTGCAGCCGGCCGACATCGAGGGGCTCAACGAGGCGATCACGCCGGATGCCGAGATCCCCTGGGTTGGATCGGTCTCGACCGCCGACGACGTGCACGCCTTCGCCGAGTGGCTGCGCCGCCGCGGCGAGAAAGACGGCCAGCACCTCGTCGCGCCCGCGATCCTCGACCAAGCCACGACGTTGCAGACGGGCGACATGCCCAACGACCTGTATGCCCAGATGGCGCGAGAGCGGGGCTGGGAGATCCCGAAGGGCAACTTCGGCCTCGGGTTCTCGCTGTCGGGCGCGGGGACCGCCCCGAACTTCTTCGGGCCGTTCACCTCGCCGCGCACGCACGGCAATTACGGCGCCGGATCGTCGCTGTTCTGGATCGACCCGGAACGCGACTTCACCTTCACGTTCCTGTCCGCAGGCGTCATGGAGGAAAGCGAGAACGTCGCCCGCTTCCAGAAGCTGTCGACGATGGCCATCGCCGCCGCACTCTGA
- a CDS encoding SDR family NAD(P)-dependent oxidoreductase, whose product MEFTGAVAVVTGAGSGMGLATARALHEAGAIVYGLDIAPAVVDVFAGLARATGLAMDISDSTAVRQAFAQVDAEQGGLDILVNAAGVNAPNRAALDALNDENRKVFDAVREGRQHNSEFLEHVTDDDFDRVMKINLYGMFYSMRAAVPLMKARGSGSIVNFSSAAALMGVTMPAYYPASKAAVLGLTREAATELAPFGIRVNALAPGAIDTPLFRQSDDEFADFLIGMQPIRRAAQPEEIAQMVLFLAGASASYLTGQTISPSGGLVMV is encoded by the coding sequence ATGGAATTCACAGGCGCAGTCGCCGTCGTCACCGGAGCCGGGTCGGGTATGGGCCTGGCCACGGCGCGGGCTCTACACGAGGCGGGAGCCATCGTCTACGGTCTCGATATCGCACCTGCGGTTGTGGATGTGTTCGCAGGCCTCGCTCGGGCGACAGGGCTCGCGATGGACATCTCCGACAGCACCGCCGTCCGGCAGGCCTTCGCCCAGGTCGACGCTGAGCAGGGCGGCCTCGACATCCTCGTGAACGCTGCCGGCGTGAACGCTCCGAACCGTGCTGCACTGGATGCGCTCAACGATGAGAACCGCAAGGTCTTCGACGCTGTGCGCGAGGGACGTCAGCACAACTCGGAGTTCCTCGAGCACGTCACTGACGACGACTTCGATCGCGTCATGAAGATCAATCTCTACGGCATGTTCTACTCCATGCGCGCGGCCGTACCGCTAATGAAAGCGAGGGGTTCGGGCTCGATCGTCAACTTCTCATCGGCTGCGGCCCTCATGGGCGTGACGATGCCCGCCTACTACCCTGCATCCAAGGCAGCCGTGCTCGGGCTGACCCGCGAAGCGGCGACGGAACTCGCGCCCTTCGGCATCCGCGTCAATGCGCTGGCCCCCGGCGCGATCGACACCCCGCTGTTCCGTCAGAGCGACGACGAGTTCGCCGACTTCCTGATCGGCATGCAGCCGATCCGCCGCGCGGCACAGCCCGAGGAGATCGCCCAGATGGTGTTGTTCCTCGCGGGCGCCTCGGCGTCGTACCTGACCGGTCAGACGATCTCGCCCTCGGGCGGGCTCGTGATGGTGTGA
- a CDS encoding MFS transporter, with the protein MALTFSVLQLLNEVGTMMAIPLYGSMSTELVLSPGQATWALMSTTIFGAATIALLSKAGDVYGHRRLMVVSVVGITVGFVISAVAANFIVLVIGRALTGTMAGQALCVGILNARLSVRDRTRAVAVIAGGQAIGIFTAFLLGGVIIELGGTWRTAFWTGGVLTLLSLVAFLIWGKDSDARRKVAGTRHRIEVGGVLLLGLGLTLLCVGIAQSTTWGVTSPTTIALVIGGVIVLLAAFRVESKAKNPLLEVRLLRGRNLTPAYLVFVTLGVCGMLLYNLTLTLLALPGGALGAGFGFTPFQSAFVFLPMTVAGLVAAKSIPILVRRLSAGAVLVIGGMLLMAAFATLRFGYGSLIAIAVAILMFGFGYTTLLTTALSVITAEAPKETAAGTASLYVSVALASSSLGSAIFAALEAANSDVVEGVAIPTAGLFDIGYAVAGAAVLVAIVCGLVIRPTKLIEAVTAH; encoded by the coding sequence ATGGCTCTGACCTTCTCGGTACTGCAGCTGTTGAACGAAGTTGGCACGATGATGGCGATCCCGCTGTACGGGTCGATGAGCACCGAGCTCGTGCTGAGCCCTGGTCAGGCGACCTGGGCGCTGATGAGCACGACCATCTTCGGCGCCGCGACGATCGCGCTGCTGTCGAAAGCTGGCGACGTGTACGGACATCGGCGACTTATGGTCGTCTCGGTCGTGGGTATCACTGTGGGCTTCGTGATCTCAGCGGTCGCCGCGAACTTCATAGTGCTTGTGATCGGCCGTGCACTGACCGGCACGATGGCGGGGCAGGCGCTGTGCGTCGGTATCCTCAACGCCCGCCTGTCCGTCCGTGATCGCACGCGTGCGGTCGCGGTCATCGCCGGAGGACAGGCCATCGGGATCTTCACGGCCTTCCTGCTGGGCGGCGTGATTATCGAACTCGGCGGCACGTGGCGCACAGCATTCTGGACGGGTGGTGTGCTGACGCTATTGAGCCTGGTTGCCTTCCTCATCTGGGGCAAGGACTCGGATGCCCGTCGTAAGGTCGCCGGAACGCGCCACCGTATCGAGGTTGGCGGCGTGCTTCTGCTCGGACTCGGGCTCACGCTGCTGTGCGTCGGCATCGCGCAGTCGACAACCTGGGGTGTAACGTCCCCGACGACCATCGCATTGGTAATCGGTGGCGTGATCGTGCTGCTGGCGGCGTTTCGGGTCGAGTCGAAGGCCAAGAACCCGCTCCTTGAGGTGCGCTTGTTGCGCGGTCGCAACCTCACACCTGCGTATCTCGTCTTCGTGACCCTGGGAGTGTGCGGGATGCTGCTGTACAACCTCACTCTCACACTGCTGGCCTTGCCCGGCGGTGCGCTGGGCGCGGGCTTTGGGTTCACGCCGTTCCAAAGCGCCTTCGTCTTCCTGCCGATGACGGTGGCGGGACTCGTCGCCGCCAAGAGCATCCCGATCCTCGTGCGCCGCCTGTCGGCGGGCGCGGTGCTAGTGATCGGCGGAATGCTGCTGATGGCGGCATTCGCGACGCTGCGCTTCGGTTACGGGTCGCTGATCGCTATTGCTGTGGCGATTCTGATGTTCGGGTTCGGGTACACGACTTTGCTGACGACCGCTCTGTCGGTGATCACCGCCGAAGCACCCAAAGAGACGGCGGCCGGGACCGCCTCGTTGTACGTCTCGGTCGCGCTGGCGTCGTCGTCGCTCGGCAGTGCCATCTTCGCGGCGCTGGAGGCGGCCAACAGTGACGTGGTTGAGGGGGTGGCGATTCCGACCGCGGGGCTATTCGACATCGGGTATGCGGTCGCCGGGGCTGCCGTTCTCGTGGCGATCGTCTGCGGCCTGGTGATCCGTCCGACCAAGCTGATCGAGGCTGTTACCGCGCATTAG
- a CDS encoding TetR/AcrR family transcriptional regulator gives MTYAARGLFIAQGYGATTTDAIAKAAGVSRATFYLHFRSKAEIVLEQMRKAEPDILSDYRALATVPLEQGALKDWLLGHAETWRRYRIEFSAIAQAMAAESSVADEWFESYGHIVAELPELVARLVESGLEPRRANARLTALAMTIDRAFYFGIIGERPEFLATIIEEIAATMVFGLGSPLTIQ, from the coding sequence TTGACTTATGCCGCGCGTGGACTGTTCATCGCGCAGGGGTACGGAGCGACAACCACTGACGCGATCGCGAAAGCCGCGGGGGTCTCTCGCGCCACGTTCTATCTGCATTTCCGGTCCAAGGCTGAGATCGTCCTCGAGCAGATGCGCAAGGCCGAGCCCGACATCCTTTCGGACTACCGCGCGCTGGCCACTGTGCCGCTCGAGCAGGGTGCGCTGAAGGACTGGCTGCTTGGCCACGCCGAGACCTGGCGTCGCTACCGCATCGAGTTCAGCGCGATCGCGCAGGCGATGGCCGCCGAGTCCTCTGTGGCCGACGAGTGGTTCGAGTCGTACGGGCACATCGTGGCTGAACTGCCCGAGCTGGTGGCGCGCCTGGTCGAATCCGGCCTCGAGCCCCGTCGCGCCAACGCTCGGCTGACGGCGCTGGCGATGACGATCGACCGTGCGTTCTACTTCGGAATCATTGGCGAGCGGCCCGAATTCCTGGCCACGATCATCGAGGAAATCGCCGCGACGATGGTCTTCGGCCTCGGGTCGCCTCTGACAATTCAATAG
- a CDS encoding HtaA domain-containing protein produces the protein MDAYLEWSIKLSLLMYASTAPGGSIRAEGVTSVDGQFRFPLAPSLGGTDEYASTGSVTLFAHYGMPLTTFSSLRVHRSADEGWLLSNSPTEGNPVDAFRLGAPSGTGAALVFDDVTLTETGAEMFAGYYKAGEIFDPIDIQFPC, from the coding sequence ATGGACGCCTACCTCGAGTGGAGCATCAAGCTCAGCCTGCTCATGTACGCCAGCACCGCACCTGGTGGCAGCATCCGCGCCGAGGGCGTGACCTCCGTCGACGGGCAGTTCCGCTTCCCGCTGGCCCCGTCGCTGGGCGGCACTGACGAGTACGCGTCGACCGGTTCGGTCACTCTGTTTGCTCATTATGGGATGCCACTGACGACGTTTTCCTCGCTGCGCGTGCACCGCAGTGCCGATGAGGGCTGGCTGCTGTCGAACTCGCCAACGGAAGGAAACCCCGTCGACGCGTTCCGCCTTGGAGCCCCCAGCGGCACCGGGGCAGCGCTCGTCTTCGACGACGTAACACTTACCGAGACGGGCGCAGAGATGTTTGCGGGCTACTACAAAGCCGGAGAGATTTTCGACCCGATCGATATTCAATTCCCGTGCTGA
- a CDS encoding TIM-barrel domain-containing protein: MAARDDILVAPVLEEGATAREVYLPEGEWADAWTGESVVGGQAVTVAAPLERIPVFVRDRGLLEVFAGEM, encoded by the coding sequence GTGGCTGCTCGCGACGACATCCTCGTCGCCCCCGTGCTCGAGGAGGGTGCTACCGCGCGTGAGGTCTATCTGCCCGAGGGTGAGTGGGCGGACGCGTGGACCGGGGAGAGCGTCGTCGGTGGTCAGGCGGTCACCGTGGCTGCACCGCTGGAGCGGATCCCGGTGTTCGTGCGCGACCGAGGGTTGCTGGAGGTGTTTGCGGGCGAAATGTGA
- a CDS encoding HNH endonuclease, with protein MIFNVVALRVRHEREFDSIRTMPARLRHDQIMRSASEQAAIRQDVFHWLDDVFIGHGGYEIHHTVLKSYTWRGERLPLLDTGRGIRNPEEFSSTLTIMSGWKKNQYEDYESDNGWVTYHYRAGEGGDNIKLIRAYENRDPIVYFRAVREGYYLPYYPIYIAENDPAERVVRFPLDEGLAVLGDPTTYSAAQKRYADALVRTRLHQPIFRARVLHAYSGSCTVCELKHSELLDAAHIIPDASEHGVAHVTNGLAMCKIHHAAYDRNLMGITADFEVRINSDLLLEVDGPMLRHGLQEMHGQQIHLPTRRTERPSQDRLAERFEEFAKH; from the coding sequence GTGATCTTCAACGTCGTCGCTCTGCGCGTCCGTCACGAGCGAGAGTTCGACTCCATCCGCACCATGCCGGCTCGGTTGCGCCATGATCAAATCATGCGCAGCGCATCCGAGCAGGCGGCGATCCGGCAAGACGTCTTCCACTGGCTGGACGACGTCTTCATCGGCCATGGCGGTTACGAGATCCATCACACGGTGCTTAAGTCATACACCTGGCGTGGCGAGCGCCTCCCGCTGCTCGACACGGGGCGCGGCATCCGCAATCCCGAAGAGTTCTCGTCGACGCTTACGATCATGTCTGGCTGGAAAAAGAATCAGTACGAGGACTACGAGAGTGACAACGGCTGGGTCACATACCATTACCGCGCTGGTGAGGGCGGGGATAACATCAAGCTGATCCGCGCTTACGAGAACCGCGACCCCATCGTGTACTTCCGCGCCGTCCGGGAGGGTTACTACCTTCCGTATTACCCGATCTACATCGCCGAGAATGATCCAGCCGAACGCGTCGTTCGCTTCCCTCTCGATGAGGGCCTCGCCGTACTCGGCGACCCAACGACATACAGCGCCGCACAGAAGCGGTACGCCGATGCCCTTGTCCGCACGCGTCTTCACCAGCCGATCTTCCGGGCGCGCGTGCTGCATGCCTACAGCGGATCATGCACCGTCTGTGAGCTCAAGCACTCTGAGCTTCTTGATGCCGCTCACATCATCCCCGACGCGTCAGAACACGGTGTAGCCCATGTGACGAACGGACTGGCAATGTGCAAAATCCACCATGCTGCGTACGACCGAAACCTCATGGGCATCACCGCCGACTTCGAGGTGCGTATCAACTCTGACCTGCTGCTCGAAGTGGATGGCCCCATGCTGAGACACGGGTTGCAAGAAATGCACGGCCAGCAGATTCACTTACCCACTCGACGCACGGAGCGCCCTTCCCAAGATCGCCTCGCAGAACGATTCGAGGAGTTCGCGAAACACTGA
- a CDS encoding GIY-YIG nuclease family protein — protein sequence MDDSGIEDGEWREPEGELTDAEQLPATTPREEIAGILRQDASRMGDVYRLSVLDGLTSAEVAERLNIDTQGFVFSYRSKIDAILDGVVSSSPSVAKGAASALRAFIKRNRSELSAEAIRMLTEHLRRAEGVLDEVSGAESEELQSRSDEHDDDLASADLAGVAGIYAFSYGWYLERRADEKMGTTLIKVGRANDIGRRIADHRTGARAHMPEPLVVVRAYSASPDQDLLRLENAFHALLRTAGHINPRRPELRRNEVGKEWFMTNEAFLDAIASALGLRTAYMGSSPFVE from the coding sequence ATGGACGATTCTGGGATCGAGGATGGCGAGTGGCGTGAGCCGGAAGGTGAGCTGACGGATGCCGAACAGCTGCCCGCAACGACGCCGCGCGAGGAGATTGCCGGCATCCTGCGTCAGGACGCGTCTCGCATGGGGGATGTGTACCGCCTATCGGTCTTGGATGGCCTGACCTCCGCCGAGGTCGCAGAACGACTGAACATCGACACGCAGGGGTTCGTCTTCTCGTACCGGTCGAAGATCGACGCGATTCTGGATGGTGTGGTCTCTTCGTCTCCGAGCGTGGCGAAGGGCGCTGCTTCGGCGCTGCGCGCGTTCATCAAACGCAATCGAAGCGAGTTGAGTGCAGAGGCGATCCGGATGCTCACCGAGCACCTGCGACGCGCGGAAGGTGTGCTCGACGAAGTGTCGGGCGCAGAGTCGGAAGAGTTGCAGAGCAGGTCCGATGAGCACGACGATGACCTCGCGTCGGCTGACCTCGCAGGCGTCGCCGGGATCTATGCGTTCTCTTACGGGTGGTACCTGGAGAGGCGCGCAGACGAAAAGATGGGGACGACGCTCATCAAGGTCGGGCGCGCGAACGACATCGGGCGACGAATCGCTGACCACCGCACGGGCGCACGGGCACACATGCCGGAGCCCCTGGTTGTGGTTCGGGCATACAGTGCTTCACCCGATCAGGACCTATTGCGCCTGGAGAACGCCTTCCATGCGCTCTTGCGCACAGCGGGCCATATCAACCCGCGTCGCCCCGAGTTGCGTCGCAACGAGGTCGGCAAGGAGTGGTTCATGACCAACGAAGCGTTTCTCGACGCGATCGCATCGGCGCTGGGTCTGCGCACCGCCTACATGGGGAGCTCGCCGTTCGTCGAGTGA
- a CDS encoding PIN domain-containing protein, translating into MAIFAAVLDACVMVPVSLCDILLRLAEERMFRPIWSERILDEATEAITEVHPDLDEGLVRRRVQYMTESFPGACVSGTEQLELSLRLPDPDDRHVLAAAIRSRADAIVTANLKDFPDATLSAFDVEAIHPDDFLMSQLDMRGRVVMDVLHAQAAATRNPTLSVDDVLTSLVRAGVPSFVDEARRRL; encoded by the coding sequence ATGGCCATTTTCGCTGCGGTGCTCGACGCATGTGTCATGGTCCCCGTGTCATTGTGCGACATCCTTCTCCGTCTTGCGGAGGAGCGGATGTTTCGGCCGATCTGGTCTGAGCGCATCCTCGACGAGGCTACCGAGGCCATTACAGAGGTTCATCCGGATCTCGACGAAGGGCTCGTGCGACGTCGTGTTCAGTACATGACGGAGAGCTTTCCCGGCGCATGCGTGAGCGGAACTGAGCAGCTGGAGCTCAGCCTGCGACTGCCCGACCCTGATGATCGGCATGTTCTGGCGGCCGCGATCCGGTCTCGTGCTGATGCCATCGTCACGGCGAATCTCAAAGACTTCCCGGACGCGACACTGTCAGCATTCGACGTTGAAGCAATCCATCCGGACGATTTCTTGATGAGCCAACTCGACATGCGGGGCAGGGTCGTGATGGATGTCCTTCATGCTCAGGCTGCCGCGACTCGCAATCCGACATTGAGCGTTGACGATGTCCTGACGTCACTCGTTCGAGCCGGCGTCCCGAGTTTCGTCGACGAGGCTCGTCGGCGTCTGTGA
- a CDS encoding helix-turn-helix domain-containing protein, whose translation MTALERPRRLVDPVVPADSHGIAALSRFIENESAAQVKPRLVGPSNEQIELPDEVFEVLVQVAEQMRAGNAVSVVPYAMALSTQEAAEMLGISRPTLIRLLEQGELPYDQPNRHRRLKLSDVLQYRERTHRATSERLDALTDEAAAAGMYDASSADYVEALRAARKRKRTR comes from the coding sequence ATGACCGCACTCGAACGTCCCCGTCGACTTGTCGACCCTGTAGTACCTGCAGATTCTCATGGAATCGCGGCGCTCTCGCGGTTCATTGAGAACGAATCTGCAGCGCAGGTCAAGCCCCGGCTCGTAGGACCCTCCAACGAACAGATCGAGCTTCCCGACGAGGTGTTCGAGGTGCTCGTGCAGGTGGCAGAGCAGATGCGTGCGGGAAACGCGGTGAGTGTGGTTCCTTATGCAATGGCGCTGAGCACTCAAGAAGCAGCTGAGATGCTCGGCATCAGTCGCCCGACCCTGATCCGACTGCTGGAGCAAGGAGAACTGCCCTATGACCAGCCGAACCGGCACCGGCGGCTGAAGCTCTCGGATGTGCTTCAGTATCGTGAGCGCACGCACCGTGCGACGTCGGAGCGTCTGGATGCATTGACCGACGAAGCGGCGGCTGCCGGGATGTACGACGCTTCGTCAGCCGACTACGTCGAAGCACTTCGAGCGGCTCGGAAGCGAAAGCGCACACGGTGA